In a genomic window of Trachemys scripta elegans isolate TJP31775 chromosome 12, CAS_Tse_1.0, whole genome shotgun sequence:
- the LOC117885475 gene encoding olfactory receptor 6M1-like, which yields MEERNETAVSEFILLGFSSLGEKLKIFLFLILLLTYLITVMGNVVIIFIVWVDHRLHSPMYFFIANLSFLEIWFTSVTSPKMMLTFLSVSKTISLNGCMAQTFFYFTLGATEFTLLMVMSFDHYVAICRPLQHATIMNQRLCIQLVLVSWVGSFTVISVRMVLISKLRFCGPNVINHFFCDNTPLFLLSCTDTSGIRRADSILSTTVVLSSLCLIMLSYVSIFFSILRIPTVTGKQKAFATCGSHLTALAVVYGSCIVLYARPSGSFSLDVNKGVALLNTVLYPFLNPFIYSLRNKTVKLALREAFGWRTAKLFPNL from the coding sequence ATGGAGGAAAGAAATGAAACGGCTGTGTCTGAGTTCATCCTACTGGGATTTTCCAGCCTTGGTGAGAAACTGAAGATTTTTCTGTTCCTGATTCTTCTCCTCACCTACCTGATCACAGTGATGGGCAACGTGGTCATCATTTTCATAGTGTGGGTGGATCATCGACTCCACTCTCCCATGTACTTTTTCATTGCCAATTTGTCCTTCTTGGAAATCTGGTTCACCTCGGTCACAAGCCCTAAAATGATGCTGACCTTTCTCTCAGTCAGCAAAACCATTTCATTGAATGGCTGCATGGCCCAGACCTTCTTCTATTTCACTCTTGGGGCTACGGAGTTCACCCTTTTAATGGTCATGTCCTTTGATCACTATGTTGCCATCTGCCGCCCTTTGCAACATGCCACCATCATGAATCAGAGACTCTGCATTCAGCTAGTCCTTGTTTCATGGGTGGGAAGTTTCACAGTTATAAGTGTACGGATGGTCCTGATTTCGAAGCTGAGATTCTGTGGGCCAAATGTGATCAACCATTTCTTTTGTGACAACACACCCCTTTTCCTACTGTCCTGCACTGACACCAGTGGGATTAGGAGAGCAGACTCCATTTTGAGCACAACTGTAGTGCTGAGTTCATTATGCTTGATAATGTTGTCATATGTGAGCATCTTCTTCTCTATTCTGCGAATCCCAACAGTCACAGGCAAACAGAAAGCTTTTGCTACCTGTGGGTCCCATCTCACAGCTTTGGCTGTCGTCTATGGAAGCTGCATTGTTTTGTATGCCAGGCCTTCAGGAAGTTTCTCCTTGGATGTCAACAAAGGGGTGGCTCTGCTGAACACCGTACTGTACCCTTTCCTCAACCCCTttatctacagcctcagaaacaagaCTGTGAAGCTTGCTCTGAGAGAAGCCTTTGGTTGGAGAACAGCAAAGTTGTTCCCCAACCTGTGA
- the LOC117885476 gene encoding olfactory receptor 49-like, with protein sequence MKERNETAVSEFILLGFSSLGEKLKTFLFLVLLLTYLITITGNVVIIFIVWVDCRLHSPMYFFIANLSFLETWFTSVTSPKMILNFVSINQNISFYGCMAQSFFYFALGGTEFCLLVVMSFDRYVAICRPLQYASIMKQRLCVQLVLASWVGSFTVISLRMVLISKLRFCGPNVINHFFCDNSPLFQLSCTDTSGVRRVDSILISTIVLSSLCLTMLSYGSIFFSILRIPTATGRQKSFSTCGSHLTALAIAYGSCIVLYARPSGSASSDVNKGVALLNTVLYPFLNPFIYSLRNKTVKLALRETFSWSTTKLFPNL encoded by the coding sequence ATGAAGGAAAGAAATGAAACGGCTGTGTCTGAGTTCATCCTACTGGGATTCTCCAGCCTTGGTGAGAAACTAAAGACTTTCCTCTTCCTGGTTCTTCTCCTCACCTACCTGATCACAATAACGGGCAATGTGGTCATCATTTTCATAGTGTGGGTGGATTGCCGACTCCACTCTCCCATGTACTTTTTCATCGCCAATTTGTCCTTCTTGGAAACTTGGTTCACCTCTGTCACAAGCCCTAAAATGATACTGAACTTCGTCTCaatcaaccaaaacatttcattctatGGCTGTATGGCCCAGTCATTCTTCTATTTTGCCTTGGGTGGTACAGAGTTCTGCCTCCTAGTGGTCATGTCCTTTGATCGCTATGTTGCCATCTGCCGCCCTTTGCAATACGCCAGCATCATGAAGCAGAGACTCTGTGTGCAACTAGTTCTTGCTTCATGGGTGGGAAGTTTCACAGTTATAAGTTTACGGATGGTCCTGATTTCGAAGCTGAGATTCTGTGGGCCGAATGTGAtcaaccatttcttctgtgacaaTTCTCCCCTTTTCCAACTCTCTTGCACTGACACCAGTGGGGTTAGAAGGGTGGATTCCATTCTGATCTCAACTATAGTCCTGAGTTCATTATGTTTAACCATGTTGTCTTATGGAAGCATCTTCTTCTCTATTCTGCGAATCCCAACAGCCACAGGCAGACAGAAAtcattttcaacctgtggttccCATCTCACAGCTTTGGCAATTGCCTATGGAAGCTGCATTGTTTTGTATGCCAGGCCTTCAGGAAGTGCCTCCTCAGATGTCAACAAAGGGGTGGCTCTGCTGAACACCGTACTGTACCCTTTCCTCAACCCCTttatctacagcctcagaaacaagaCTGTGAAACTTGCCCTGAGAGAAACCTTCAGTTGGAGCACAACAAAGTTGTTCCCAAATCTATAA
- the LOC117885477 gene encoding olfactory receptor 6M1-like, with product MEERNETAVSVYILVGFSSLREQLKIFLFLVLLLTYLITVTGNVVIIFIVWVDHRLHSPMYFFIANLSFLEIWFTSVTIPKLMLNFLSVSRTISFHGCMAQSFFCFALGGTESALLVVMSFDRYAAICHPLQYATIMNQRLCIQLVLGSWVGSFTVISLRMVLILKLRFCGPNVINHFFCDKEPVFQLSCTDTSGVRRVDSILISTIVLSSLCLTMLSYVSILFSILRIPTATGRRKAFATCGSHLTSLAIGYGSCVVLYVRPSGSASSDINKGVALLNTVLYPFLNPFIYSLRNKTVKLALRETFRMGTAKLFPNL from the coding sequence ATGGAGGAAAGAAATGAAACGGCCGTGTCTGTGTACATCCTCGTGGGATTTTCCAGCCTTAGAGAGCAACTGAAGATATTCCTCTTCCTGGTTCTTCTCCTCACCTACCTGATCACAGTGACGGGCAACGTGGTCATCATTTTCATAGTGTGGGTGGATCATCGACTCCACTCTCCCATGTATTTTTTCATCGCCAATTTGTCCTTCCTCGAAATCTGGTTCACCTCGGTCACAATTCCTAAGCTGATGCTGAACTTTCTCTCAGTCAGCAGAACCATTTCATTCCACGGCTGCATGGCCCAGTCCTTCTTCTGTTTTGCCTTAGGTGGTACAGAGTCAGCTCTCCTAGTGGTCATGTCCTTTGATCGCTATGCTGCCATCTGCCACCCTTTGCAATACGCCACCATCATGAATCAGAGACTCTGCATCCAACTAGTGCTTGGCTCATGGGTGGGAAGTTTCACAGTTATAAGTTTACGGATGGTCCTGATTTTGAAGCTGAGATTCTGTGGGCCAAATGTGATCAACCATTTCTTTTGTGACAAGGAACCCGTTTTTCAACTCTCCTGCACTGACACCAGTGGGGTTAGAAGGGTGGATTCCATTTTGATCTCAACCATAGTGCTGAGCTCATTATGCCTAACGATGTTGTCATATGTGAGCATCTTATTCTCTATTCTCCGAATCCCAACGGCCACAGGCAGACGAAAAGCTTTTGCTACCTGTGGTTCCCATCTCACATCTTTGGCAATTGGGTATGGAAGCTGCGTTGTTTTGTACGTCAGGCCTTCAGGAAGTGCCTCCTCAGATATCAACAAAGGGGTGGCTCTGCTGAACACCGTACTGTACCCTTTCCTCAACCCCTttatctacagcctcagaaacaagaCTGTCAAACTCGCCCTGAGAGAAACCTTTAGGATGGGTACTGCAAAGTTGTTCCCCAATCTGTGA
- the LOC117885478 gene encoding olfactory receptor 49-like has translation MKERNETIVSEFILLGFSSFLGEKLQIFLFLVLLLTYLFTVTGNVVIIFIVWVDRRLHSPMYFFIANLSFLEIWFTSVMSPKLMLNVLSVSRTISFHGCMAQTFFYFALGCTEFCLLVVMSFDRYVAICRPLQYTTIMNQRFCVQLVLGSWVESFVVVSVRMVLISKLRFCGPNVINHFFCDNKPLFQLSCTDTSGVRKVDSIMISTVVLSSLCLTMLSYGTIFFSILRMPTATGRQKAFSTCGSHVTALAIVYGSCIVLYTIHSGNSSLDLHKGVALLNTVLYPFLNPFIYSLRNKTVKLALREAFSRGTAKLFPNL, from the coding sequence ATGAAGGAAAGAAATGAAACGATTGTGTCTGAATTCATCCTACTGGGATTTTCCAGTTTTCTTGGTGAGAAACTGCAAATTTTCCTCTTCCTGGTTCTTCTCCTCACCTACCTGTTCACAGTAACAGGGAACGTGGTCATCATTTTCATAGTGTGGGTGGATCGCCGACTCCACTCTCCCATGTATTTTTTCATCGCCAATTTGTCTTTCTTGGAAATCTGGTTCACCTCGGTCATGAGCCCTAAACTAATGCTGAACGTTCTGTCAGTCAGCAGAACCATTTCATTCCACGGCTGCATGGCCCAGACCTTCTTCTATTTCGCCTTGGGTTGTACAGAGTTCTGCCTCCTAGTGGTCATGTCCTTTGATCGCTATGTTGCCATCTGCCGCCCTTTGCAATACACCACCATCATGAATCAGAGATTCTGCGTCCAACTGGTCCTTGGTTCATGGGTGGAAAGCTTTGTAGTTGTCAGTGTACGTATGGTCCTGATTTCGAAGCTGAGATTCTGTGGGCCGAATGTGAtcaaccatttcttctgtgacaaCAAACCCCTTTTCCAACTCTCCTGCACTGACACCAGTGGGGTTAGAAAGGTGGATTCCATTATGATCTCAACTGTAGTCCTGAGTTCATTATGTTTAACCATGTTGTCTTATGGAACCATCTTCTTCTCTATTCTGCGAATGCCAACAGCCACAGGCAGACAGAAAgcattttcaacctgtggttccCATGTCACAGCTTTAGCAATTGTCTATGGAAGCTGCATTGTTTTGTATACCATTCATTCAGGCAATTCCTCTTTGGATCTTCACAAAGGGGTGGCTCTGCTGAACACCGTACTGTACCCTTTCCTCAACCCCTttatctacagcctcagaaacaagaCTGTCAAACTCGCCCTGAGAGAAGCCTTTAGTCGGGGAACAGCAAAATTATTCCCCAATCTATGA